Proteins from a single region of Desulfobacter postgatei 2ac9:
- a CDS encoding outer membrane lipoprotein-sorting protein, whose protein sequence is MNIKGYTFIIIVVLLVWVCPAVAMDGAQIAQKVVDRDQGQDATLKIRMLLIDKGGKKRFRSLITVVKKYGNVSKSYIRFTSPADIEGTAFLTWENKASDDDQFLYLPALQRVRRIVSSQKSNRFVNTDYTYEDLQSREVDQDVHTVLREEKLDDHDCWVLESIPKATDDSQYGKRVTWVVKEIYLPIKTEFYDKRNRLHKILTGKEIQKIEGIWTILDAEMNDLNKNHRTLLKTDEIGYNRGIPDEIFTKGYMRHNQ, encoded by the coding sequence ATGAATATCAAAGGTTATACCTTTATTATTATAGTTGTATTGCTGGTTTGGGTATGTCCGGCAGTGGCTATGGATGGTGCGCAGATCGCACAGAAGGTGGTGGACCGGGATCAAGGGCAGGATGCCACCTTAAAAATCCGTATGCTGCTGATCGACAAGGGAGGCAAAAAGCGATTCAGAAGCCTGATCACTGTGGTTAAAAAATACGGGAATGTATCTAAAAGCTATATACGCTTTACCTCTCCTGCCGATATAGAGGGAACTGCTTTTTTAACCTGGGAAAACAAAGCCAGTGACGATGATCAGTTCCTCTACCTGCCGGCACTTCAAAGGGTGCGGCGGATTGTCTCCAGTCAGAAATCCAATCGTTTTGTCAACACGGATTATACCTACGAAGACCTGCAGTCCAGGGAAGTGGACCAGGACGTACATACGGTCCTAAGAGAAGAAAAGTTAGATGACCATGACTGCTGGGTTCTTGAAAGCATCCCCAAAGCCACAGATGATTCCCAATATGGAAAACGGGTTACATGGGTTGTCAAAGAGATCTATCTGCCCATTAAGACCGAGTTTTATGATAAACGGAACAGACTTCATAAGATACTCACCGGTAAAGAAATTCAGAAAATCGAGGGGATCTGGACGATCCTTGATGCAGAAATGAATGATTTAAATAAAAACCATCGTACACTGCTGAAGACCGATGAAATAGGATATAATCGCGGCATTCCTGATGAAATTTTTACCAAGGGATATATGAGACATAATCAGTAG
- a CDS encoding PEP-CTERM/exosortase system-associated acyltransferase gives MITKSLTYDKFRFGQVIDDDVLKDTFRMRYEVYVEEFGFEDRADHPGGLETDEYEKESIHFACLNETDSVVGTIRLVRHSDKGFPIEHATKLSLPGEKPEPDKIGEISRLTVTKDLRRRKEDGMYGVESYLKKKEGGILPDDGSIPKEMAGRKNPIIVLGLYQVMLHESLRQGLTHWYMITEKKLFYALKKYGFLFHQIGDPVQYHGERVPYFADIHELLVNLKHTDAGMYDLMLTGLEEAYRPDI, from the coding sequence ATGATCACCAAAAGCCTTACCTACGACAAATTTCGTTTCGGTCAAGTCATAGATGATGATGTCTTAAAAGATACCTTCCGGATGAGGTATGAAGTCTATGTGGAGGAGTTCGGGTTTGAAGATAGAGCCGACCATCCGGGTGGATTGGAAACGGATGAATACGAAAAAGAGTCGATCCATTTTGCCTGCCTGAATGAAACAGATTCCGTGGTCGGCACCATACGCCTGGTGCGCCATTCAGACAAAGGGTTTCCCATTGAACATGCCACAAAATTAAGTTTACCGGGGGAAAAACCTGAGCCGGACAAAATCGGCGAAATTTCCAGACTTACGGTAACCAAAGACCTCAGGCGCCGTAAAGAGGACGGCATGTATGGCGTGGAGTCTTATTTAAAGAAAAAAGAAGGCGGGATACTGCCCGATGACGGGAGCATTCCAAAAGAGATGGCGGGCAGGAAAAACCCTATCATTGTCCTGGGGCTTTACCAGGTGATGCTCCATGAAAGTTTGCGACAGGGGCTGACCCATTGGTACATGATCACTGAAAAAAAATTATTCTATGCCCTGAAAAAATATGGATTTTTATTCCACCAAATCGGAGATCCTGTACAATATCATGGTGAGAGGGTTCCCTATTTTGCAGATATTCATGAACTGCTGGTCAATCTGAAGCACACCGATGCAGGCATGTATGACCTTATGCTTACCGGATTGGAAGAAGCGTATCGACCGGATATTTAA
- a CDS encoding ThiF family adenylyltransferase codes for MPKFSSHLESYDIHSASEYYDQAFSRNIGLLTRAEQKKLKRAKIAIPGMGGVGGLHLITMVRSGVGNFHISDFDVFEPVNINRQYGAHTGCFGKPKLDVMKEQALLINPHINIKTFPHGIKPDNIDAFLEGVDVVLDGLDFFCFDIRRQLFKRAREKGIYVVTAGPMGFSSALLVFAPNQGMGFDEYFNIVENMSPEEKSLSFALGLAPRATHIKYMDFSTVNLKQEAGPSLNVACQICAGMAGTEALRIILNRKGLKPVPHYFQFDPFLMKLRKGKLHFGNRNPIQRMKIGIVKKMIESRKNKAPVNIPEIPQISSMEKTPLPEKALRYLVMAGIQAPSGDNAQPWKFSITDNQVSVWIDPDADHSFFNVNQIASIISCGAAIENINVAAGLFGVEPEIELKDNLSGIGARIHFKPMAHVQKDPLHEFIWKRHTNRTMFRRESFSKSALNLIDGVISGFPGAKLHVVTQREDIKKLAKIVYTIDRIRTEHRSLHEHLMKMIRFSPGEVEKTGDGLPLKNLQAGPAGEIFLKISKPWAVMNAFNNAGIGRMVAFHSYQGIINSSAVILLTVEGSGNKDFLVGGRALERVWLELTRQGYHIQPMTAITLFFMRLFLNQGRKFMQKHKDLLNSVREDYFKLFRSVDAKNGQVMLFRVGHGRPIRHFTRRKGIESFLI; via the coding sequence ATGCCAAAATTTTCAAGCCACTTAGAATCCTATGATATCCATTCCGCCTCAGAATATTATGACCAGGCATTTTCACGAAATATAGGATTATTAACCCGGGCTGAACAAAAAAAATTAAAAAGAGCAAAAATTGCAATTCCAGGCATGGGTGGGGTTGGCGGTCTCCATTTGATCACCATGGTTCGCTCAGGCGTTGGCAACTTTCATATTTCTGATTTTGATGTTTTTGAACCCGTTAACATCAACAGGCAATATGGGGCACATACCGGTTGTTTTGGAAAACCTAAACTGGATGTCATGAAAGAACAAGCCCTTCTTATAAACCCTCATATAAATATTAAAACGTTTCCCCATGGAATTAAACCGGATAATATTGACGCATTTTTAGAAGGGGTGGATGTCGTTCTTGATGGGCTTGATTTTTTTTGCTTTGACATCAGGCGGCAGCTTTTCAAGCGGGCCAGGGAAAAAGGGATTTATGTCGTAACTGCCGGCCCTATGGGCTTTAGTTCCGCGCTTTTAGTCTTTGCTCCGAACCAGGGAATGGGATTTGATGAATATTTCAATATTGTTGAGAATATGAGCCCGGAAGAGAAATCTTTGTCATTTGCTCTTGGTCTGGCGCCCAGGGCAACCCACATCAAGTACATGGATTTTTCAACAGTGAATCTGAAACAAGAAGCAGGCCCTTCCCTAAATGTTGCCTGCCAGATTTGTGCGGGAATGGCCGGAACGGAAGCGTTGCGTATTATTTTAAACAGAAAAGGCCTTAAGCCGGTTCCGCACTATTTCCAGTTTGACCCTTTTTTGATGAAATTAAGAAAGGGAAAATTACATTTCGGAAATCGGAATCCTATTCAGCGAATGAAGATCGGTATTGTGAAAAAAATGATTGAATCTCGAAAAAATAAAGCGCCTGTTAATATCCCGGAGATCCCCCAAATATCATCTATGGAAAAAACACCCCTCCCGGAGAAGGCTTTAAGATATCTTGTTATGGCGGGTATCCAGGCGCCGTCGGGGGATAATGCCCAACCATGGAAATTTTCTATCACCGATAACCAGGTTTCCGTTTGGATAGACCCGGATGCCGACCACTCCTTTTTTAATGTCAATCAAATCGCCTCAATTATCTCTTGTGGGGCGGCCATTGAAAACATAAACGTCGCCGCCGGCCTTTTCGGGGTTGAACCTGAAATTGAATTAAAAGATAATCTATCAGGAATCGGTGCCCGAATTCATTTTAAACCCATGGCCCATGTTCAAAAAGATCCTTTGCACGAGTTTATATGGAAAAGACATACAAACCGGACAATGTTTCGCCGGGAATCTTTTTCAAAATCAGCACTAAATCTTATTGATGGTGTTATATCCGGTTTTCCTGGGGCAAAATTACATGTTGTCACCCAAAGAGAAGATATAAAAAAGCTTGCAAAAATTGTATATACCATTGACCGTATCAGAACGGAACACCGTTCACTCCATGAGCATCTTATGAAGATGATTCGTTTTTCTCCCGGCGAGGTTGAAAAAACCGGTGACGGGCTTCCTTTGAAAAATCTCCAGGCCGGTCCGGCAGGCGAAATCTTTTTGAAAATCTCCAAACCGTGGGCCGTTATGAATGCATTTAATAACGCGGGTATAGGTCGGATGGTTGCGTTTCATTCTTATCAGGGAATTATTAATTCTTCTGCCGTCATACTCTTAACAGTTGAGGGGAGTGGCAATAAGGACTTTTTGGTGGGAGGCAGAGCGCTGGAACGGGTCTGGCTTGAATTGACGCGGCAGGGGTATCATATTCAGCCAATGACAGCAATTACACTTTTTTTTATGCGGCTGTTTTTGAATCAGGGGAGAAAGTTTATGCAAAAACACAAGGATTTACTGAATTCAGTCAGAGAAGACTATTTCAAACTTTTCCGGAGTGTTGATGCTAAGAACGGCCAGGTGATGCTTTTCAGGGTGGGGCATGGACGCCCGATCCGGCATTTTACACGTCGAAAG
- a CDS encoding DUF1302 family protein, with protein MEEGDERTDDTSNPWAGESSRDSDKDEGLFKLSGEVHNKFAHDVSEDNNSEDDMINHFQVRIGTRLVHGDRWRAVLFVDADYFSYGNDGDWKEDADIRLGEAYLNFRGDGFNMKIGNQIIRWGKTDAYSPLDNLNPEDFRDDLSGRREDRKRPIPMASMEVYAGNLTISGVFVPFFVKSEYDLIGTDWAVFGRADGIPLMEEDPSDSLGNSEGGIRLSGIVERLDWALSWLSAREDLPTPDTLLHLPVGFPLSAGNLTTSQLAYFLNATGKSVLLIHDRQNIFGFEFETTLDSFGVRGDLAYIDHTSYFTRDLERIRKPVFQAMAGIDYSGVNDWYANFQVLISRIRDYETRIVWAKETTRAINGTLWKDFFNGDLRVECRYYYDLSGDATVLTPKVRLSFWTPVIFEIGGEWFDGTEETIPGRFQNNDQVYLTAEIKF; from the coding sequence TTGGAAGAGGGGGATGAACGTACGGATGACACCAGTAACCCATGGGCCGGGGAAAGCTCACGGGATAGCGACAAGGATGAAGGCCTGTTTAAGCTGTCGGGGGAAGTGCACAACAAGTTTGCCCATGATGTAAGTGAGGACAATAATTCAGAAGACGATATGATAAATCATTTCCAGGTGAGGATCGGAACACGCCTGGTGCATGGGGACCGGTGGCGTGCAGTGCTTTTTGTGGATGCAGATTATTTTTCTTATGGCAATGATGGAGACTGGAAAGAAGATGCGGATATCCGGCTGGGTGAGGCCTATCTCAACTTCAGAGGCGACGGGTTTAATATGAAGATAGGCAACCAGATCATCCGGTGGGGTAAAACTGATGCCTACAGTCCGCTGGATAATTTGAATCCCGAGGATTTTCGTGATGATCTTTCCGGTCGCCGGGAGGACCGCAAACGTCCCATTCCCATGGCTTCCATGGAGGTTTATGCCGGCAATTTAACCATTTCCGGGGTTTTTGTTCCGTTTTTTGTCAAATCGGAATACGATCTTATAGGAACAGACTGGGCAGTATTCGGGCGAGCGGACGGGATACCGCTTATGGAAGAAGACCCTTCTGATTCTCTGGGAAACAGCGAAGGCGGAATTCGTTTGTCCGGCATTGTTGAACGCCTGGACTGGGCACTTAGCTGGTTGTCTGCCAGGGAAGATCTGCCAACACCGGATACCCTTCTTCATCTCCCTGTGGGGTTTCCGCTTTCTGCAGGCAATCTGACAACATCTCAATTGGCATATTTTTTAAATGCCACCGGGAAGTCGGTGCTTCTCATTCATGACCGGCAAAATATTTTCGGTTTTGAATTTGAAACTACATTGGATTCTTTCGGGGTGAGAGGTGATCTGGCCTATATTGATCACACCAGTTATTTTACCCGGGACCTGGAGCGGATTCGAAAACCCGTGTTTCAGGCTATGGCAGGAATTGATTATAGCGGCGTAAACGACTGGTATGCCAATTTCCAGGTTTTGATCAGCCGGATCCGGGACTACGAAACCCGGATTGTCTGGGCCAAGGAGACAACACGGGCCATCAACGGCACCCTGTGGAAGGATTTTTTCAATGGAGATTTAAGAGTGGAATGCCGCTATTATTATGACCTGTCAGGAGATGCGACTGTTTTGACTCCCAAGGTCCGTTTATCTTTCTGGACGCCGGTGATATTTGAAATCGGCGGGGAATGGTTTGATGGAACCGAGGAGACGATTCCAGGCCGTTTTCAAAACAACGATCAGGTGTATTTAACTGCTGAAATAAAATTTTAG